In a single window of the Myxococcus xanthus genome:
- a CDS encoding type VI immunity family protein produces the protein MAIPEVLLRCQEMYFELCPRERLRFYADENMRKHRPVGPKTFGMLESSLRNPQDKDGIVALELKDGEHALDAPKHLFKVYGRDRDRRGDPDQLANSLCMTFAPEDGLARVRDMAALVRRIAEIFPYRSGCAGFGYQVSRYSSEVGESFAWQKSMRHPQMDIVRSLQDRHAVANNAGKTVNWLTLVCDELLRELGSPKNVEQTLEAPIEWTHLGAGVLFQLGASPGFIDRTRGETAPDYHRLHRLLRPLIERAREQSPWFATGSSDDQAERTDDWFRRFDRA, from the coding sequence TTGGCGATCCCCGAGGTGCTGCTGCGTTGCCAGGAGATGTACTTCGAGCTCTGTCCGCGTGAGCGACTGCGCTTCTACGCCGACGAGAACATGCGCAAGCACCGCCCGGTCGGTCCGAAGACCTTCGGTATGCTCGAGTCGTCGCTACGGAATCCGCAAGACAAGGACGGAATCGTGGCGCTGGAGCTCAAGGACGGCGAGCACGCGCTGGATGCTCCCAAGCATTTGTTCAAGGTCTACGGGCGTGATCGAGATCGCCGAGGGGACCCCGATCAACTGGCGAATTCTCTGTGCATGACGTTTGCGCCGGAGGACGGCCTCGCACGCGTGCGCGACATGGCTGCGCTGGTGCGTCGAATCGCCGAGATTTTTCCTTACAGGTCGGGTTGCGCCGGTTTCGGCTACCAGGTTTCACGTTACTCGTCCGAAGTTGGTGAGTCCTTCGCGTGGCAAAAATCGATGCGCCATCCTCAGATGGACATCGTACGCTCACTACAGGATCGCCACGCGGTAGCGAACAACGCCGGGAAGACGGTGAACTGGCTCACCTTGGTGTGCGACGAGCTCCTCAGAGAGCTGGGCAGCCCGAAGAATGTCGAGCAGACCTTGGAGGCGCCCATCGAATGGACGCACCTCGGCGCCGGCGTGCTCTTCCAACTTGGCGCGTCGCCTGGGTTCATCGATCGCACCCGTGGCGAAACCGCGCCCGACTACCATCGGCTCCACAGGTTGTTGCGGCCGCTGATCGAGCGCGCGCGGGAACAATCTCCATGGTTCGCGACGGGCAGCAGCGATGACCAGGCCGAGCGGACGGACGATTGGTTCCGGCGCTTCGACCGCGCCTGA
- a CDS encoding Kelch repeat-containing protein: MESPAVHSPDLTAPPKTDISAASLDSAPAILTTELTQATEGVTYRRAPGVAEAILAAGGTAPLQVSATGLPSGLTIDEDTGILSGIPAPGMAGSHAVDVVVTDANGQTAQATLSLEVVAPRALGSSGTVGVEPEGSPITDALTVFVIGEDGRAHEGAGVRVRKNGVEYVPAREALTDAEGRAYFTGLGLDGVSDTVDVTANGAGLSNATMAQVNASLVTLLVPGYPVPLPRGSASATWDAQAGGFIMTGGRGSGANQPTGCLNDTVALTSVATGTWEEWAVPGLSAPAAPPARVGGAFQYRGSGISVLFGGESCTGSKLSDTWQFNSATRTWQQVGAPGPSARSGAAVTASPVSGSILLFGGTSGTGSQGGLFVNNELWSHAQGWAKLSPTGTLPTARAFAAAALDTSSGLMWICGGASGAPIGADLATCSTYNRSTNAWASAPSLPAVRRGGLMAYRPGAGMYLFGGTSNGAARNDLLRFSAGAWTTVTAQGAAGSPPSSGGVKLETDPTTGDLVLLTGTGAVWTFDGTAWQRATSSSAAETVTLSGTISGGVTSGFSGATIWVVAPTGFSATTFYVGLTGGVASYKLTGVPAGVPLSVYAYYESGGLYSHKDVGEVGPLVADTTLDIALEPGPLATTTTTGTLVPPADWPAFINARYARGVRLQSGLPAQPNGPPESTGGTSRTFSATYIPASAPATQAVSLEATVVGASLCETLTTWVYNPPAGAVGAVALPDGIRGVAPGLSECGTGTVPTVAEGAYQLTAPAGTELISVRRGARGMSWDWVHLSQAQAGAQAFDFPQPSTLAPSRPAPSGQGTAWEVTANVFEPGSGFRYEQFESANLRPTSTARSHPRGFVRQ; this comes from the coding sequence ATGGAATCCCCCGCTGTCCATTCCCCCGACCTCACCGCGCCTCCAAAGACAGACATCTCCGCAGCCTCGCTGGACTCGGCCCCCGCCATCCTCACGACGGAGCTGACCCAAGCCACGGAAGGCGTGACGTACCGTCGTGCCCCCGGTGTCGCGGAGGCAATCCTCGCGGCGGGTGGCACCGCGCCGCTCCAGGTGAGCGCCACCGGACTCCCATCTGGTCTCACGATAGACGAGGACACCGGCATCCTCTCGGGGATTCCCGCGCCCGGCATGGCGGGAAGCCACGCGGTGGACGTCGTCGTCACGGACGCGAACGGGCAGACAGCCCAGGCAACGCTGTCGCTGGAGGTGGTGGCTCCGCGGGCGCTCGGGTCCAGTGGCACGGTGGGCGTGGAGCCGGAGGGCAGCCCCATCACGGACGCGCTGACCGTCTTCGTGATTGGAGAGGATGGGCGCGCACACGAGGGTGCGGGCGTACGGGTGCGAAAGAATGGCGTGGAGTACGTGCCCGCGCGTGAAGCGCTCACGGATGCAGAGGGGCGCGCCTATTTCACCGGCCTGGGGCTGGATGGCGTATCGGATACCGTGGACGTGACCGCCAACGGAGCGGGGCTCTCCAACGCCACGATGGCGCAGGTGAATGCCTCGCTGGTGACGCTGCTCGTCCCCGGCTACCCGGTGCCCCTGCCGCGCGGCAGCGCGAGCGCCACCTGGGATGCGCAGGCGGGAGGCTTCATCATGACAGGCGGACGGGGCTCGGGTGCAAACCAGCCCACGGGGTGTCTCAATGACACGGTGGCGCTCACCTCCGTCGCGACCGGGACCTGGGAGGAGTGGGCCGTCCCGGGACTCTCGGCGCCCGCGGCGCCTCCGGCGCGGGTCGGTGGCGCCTTCCAGTATCGCGGGAGCGGCATCAGCGTGCTCTTCGGTGGAGAGAGCTGCACGGGGTCGAAGCTGTCGGACACGTGGCAGTTCAACTCAGCCACTCGGACCTGGCAGCAGGTGGGGGCGCCGGGGCCCTCCGCGCGTTCGGGCGCGGCGGTGACGGCCTCCCCGGTCTCGGGCAGCATCTTGCTGTTCGGAGGTACCTCCGGGACGGGCTCGCAGGGAGGCCTGTTCGTCAACAACGAGCTTTGGAGCCATGCCCAGGGGTGGGCCAAGTTGTCTCCCACCGGGACGTTGCCGACCGCCCGCGCCTTCGCCGCCGCCGCGCTCGACACGAGCTCCGGGCTCATGTGGATCTGCGGCGGTGCGAGCGGCGCGCCCATCGGCGCCGACCTGGCGACGTGCTCCACGTACAACCGCTCGACCAATGCCTGGGCGAGCGCGCCCTCGCTGCCGGCGGTCCGTCGCGGTGGATTGATGGCTTATCGGCCCGGCGCGGGGATGTATCTCTTCGGAGGAACGTCCAACGGTGCCGCGCGCAACGATCTGCTCCGGTTCAGCGCGGGGGCGTGGACCACGGTCACCGCGCAGGGCGCAGCGGGGAGTCCTCCGAGCAGTGGTGGGGTGAAGCTCGAGACGGACCCCACGACAGGCGACCTCGTCCTCCTCACGGGGACCGGGGCGGTGTGGACCTTCGACGGAACGGCGTGGCAGCGGGCCACTTCGTCGTCTGCGGCGGAGACCGTCACGCTGTCGGGGACGATTTCGGGCGGAGTGACGAGCGGCTTCAGTGGCGCCACCATCTGGGTGGTCGCGCCCACCGGCTTCAGCGCGACCACGTTCTACGTCGGTCTGACGGGTGGGGTCGCCAGCTACAAGCTCACGGGGGTGCCGGCGGGCGTTCCGCTCTCCGTCTATGCCTACTACGAGTCGGGAGGCCTTTATTCTCACAAGGACGTGGGGGAGGTGGGGCCGCTGGTCGCGGACACGACGTTGGACATCGCGCTGGAACCAGGCCCCCTGGCGACCACGACGACGACAGGCACCCTCGTGCCTCCCGCGGATTGGCCCGCCTTCATCAATGCCCGCTATGCGCGAGGGGTTCGCCTCCAGTCAGGACTTCCCGCGCAGCCCAATGGCCCCCCAGAGAGCACGGGCGGCACGTCGAGGACGTTCTCCGCGACCTACATCCCTGCGTCCGCACCCGCCACTCAGGCCGTCTCGCTCGAGGCGACGGTCGTGGGGGCATCGCTCTGCGAGACGTTGACGACCTGGGTCTACAATCCTCCCGCGGGTGCTGTCGGCGCGGTGGCGCTACCGGATGGCATCCGGGGCGTGGCGCCGGGGCTGAGTGAATGCGGCACCGGGACGGTGCCGACGGTCGCGGAGGGGGCGTATCAGCTCACCGCGCCCGCGGGCACGGAGTTGATCTCCGTGCGTCGAGGCGCGCGAGGGATGTCGTGGGACTGGGTGCATCTCTCGCAGGCACAGGCGGGCGCGCAGGCCTTCGACTTCCCGCAGCCCAGCACGCTGGCTCCGAGCAGGCCCGCCCCCAGCGGTCAGGGCACGGCCTGGGAGGTGACCGCCAACGTCTTCGAGCCGGGCTCCGGCTTCCGCTACGAGCAGTTCGAGTCCGCGAATCTGCGGCCCACGAGCACCGCGCGCAGCCACCCGCGCGGCTTCGTGCGTCAGTAG
- a CDS encoding sce7726 family protein: protein MHDIDVRNALWEQLGAAHAGEDDTRLLDEFGLELGDVRVNVVVIDGEIHGYASKSERDALTRLPRQVAAYGAALDRATLVVAEGRLVKASALVPEWWGLSIAHSVGGSAVRVEAHRFTARNPEPRGACVTSPARSSTSVSRNALRLTS from the coding sequence ATGCATGACATCGACGTTCGCAACGCCCTGTGGGAGCAACTCGGCGCCGCGCATGCAGGCGAGGACGACACGCGCCTGCTCGACGAGTTCGGGCTGGAGCTCGGTGACGTCCGCGTCAATGTCGTGGTCATCGATGGTGAGATTCACGGCTACGCGAGCAAGAGCGAGCGCGACGCCCTGACACGGCTACCTCGTCAGGTGGCTGCCTACGGCGCCGCACTTGACCGCGCGACCCTCGTCGTCGCGGAAGGACGCTTGGTCAAGGCATCAGCTCTCGTGCCGGAGTGGTGGGGATTGAGTATCGCGCACTCAGTTGGGGGAAGTGCGGTGCGTGTCGAAGCCCATCGGTTCACAGCGCGAAATCCGGAGCCGCGCGGGGCGTGCGTAACAAGCCCCGCGCGTTCCTCTACGAGCGTCTCACGCAATGCCTTGCGCCTGACCAGCTAA